A genome region from Populus alba chromosome 5, ASM523922v2, whole genome shotgun sequence includes the following:
- the LOC118031744 gene encoding uncharacterized protein, with translation MSGDNFTSKPRAALGDVTNFPEKRVFSLISGDLGLKCRDGCGKNVDSVNGDSGSAKQVCLGVEDLVKEKCGGIEKGCNSLATSWEIDVSDENVAGVSVVADRPSDAKETSNLINGCIDLVKSGGAGTHSIGEVSCTSSGSVHTSSGPCTKDSDGEGKFTSNVMLINPVGQALGGGASANDDNDSGVGRLARETCGPVEWSRLPTSQGLKSFESEKCTTLKGDVCANLNAGADMLKACSCSFCLKAACIWSDLYYQDIKGRQSALRKSQKEAGILVTKYARGNEADIHSQVNSNKSLKLVSDLTDLWRSHFRHMEDMFANESSQLQAGYVTLKDLRDSCKMDLEMITGMPSDTL, from the exons ATGAGTGGAGATAATTTCACTTCCAAACCGCGTGCCGCTTTGGGGGATGTGACCAATTTTCCGGAAAAAAGGGTGTTTTCATTGATTTCTGGTGATTTGGGGCTTAAATGTAGAGATGGGTGTGGTAAGAACGTGGATAGTGTAAATGGGGATTCAGGTTCTGCAAAACAAGTTTGTTTAGGAGTTGAAGATTTGGTGAAAGAGAAATGTGGTGGTATTGAGAAAGGTTGCAATTCGTTGGCAACTAGCTGGGAGATTGATGTTTCAGACGAGAATGTAGCTGGTGTGTCTGTTGTCGCAGATAGGCCTAGTGATGCTAAGGAAACATCTAATTTGATAAATGGCTGTATTGATCTTGTCAAGAGTGGTGGTGCAGGTACACACAGTATTGGGGAAGTTAGTTGTACATCTAGTGGTTCAGTGCATACGAGCTCTGGGCCGTGCACAAAAGATAGTGATGGCGAAGGGAAATTCACCTCCAATGTTATGCTGATCAATCCAGTTGGTCAAGCATTAGGTGGTGGTGCTTCTGCAAATGATGACAATGATTCTGGTGTTGGTAGGTTAGCTAGAGAAACATGTGGGCCTGTTGAGTGGTCGAGGTTGCCCACTTCACAGGGTTTGAAATCGTTTGAGTCGGAAAAGTGCACAACTCTCAAGGGTGATGTTTGTGCCAATCTGAATGCAGGTGCTGACATGCTCAAAGCTTGCTCCTGTTCTTTTTGCTTGAAAG CTGCTTGTATTTGGTCGGACCTATATTACCAGGACATTAAAGGCCGACAATCTG CATTGAGGAAGAGTCAGAAAGAAGCGGGAATCTTGGTTACTAAATATGCTAGGGGAAACGAGGCAGACATTCATAGCCAAGTAAACTCTAACAAATCCTTGAAATTAGTATCTGACCTCACTGATCTGTGGAGGTCCCACTTTCGACACATGGAGGATATGTTTGCTAATGAAAGCAGCCAACTT CAAGCTGGATACGTGACACTGAAAGATTTGAGGGACAGCTGCAAGATGGATCTAGAGATGATCACTGGGATGCCTTCGGACACACTTTAG
- the LOC118031758 gene encoding nudix hydrolase 2 — protein sequence MKSHRFCKFSRARADRRGIIGEGFRLGLALLLLETSRLVKFTINPRTSSRQSYYSSSNRLPISRRNMSSPPTSVLKGQTALPTDKVQQIGLLNAVNDKYGGVVVDMKEPMDSHIYVPLLRASISQWRQQGKKGVWIKLPIQQANLVEPTVKEGFRYHHAESNYLMLVYWIPDSPDTLPANASHIVGIGAFVMNNKREVLVVKEKHGYFKGKDAWKFPTGVVNQGEDICAAAIREVKEETGIDTEFMEILAFSQTHQQFLGKSDLFFVCMLQPLSFDITKQDSEIKAAQWIPIDEYVNQTYNREHKPFEYIAKICLTKSQSNYGGFSAVHTLTSSGKQPYLYFNGQDFKP from the exons ATGAAATCTCATCGATTCTGCAAGTTTTCAAGGGCTAGAGCAGACCGGCGAGGTATCATTGGTGAAGGGTTCCGACTG GGacttgcattattattattagaaacatCAAGATTAGTCAAATTTACAATCAATCCAAGGACCTCTTCAAGGCAATCGTACTATTCATCTAG TAATAGACTCCCAATCTCAAGAAGAAATATGTCGTCTCCCCCAACCAGTGTATTGAAGGGACAGACAGCACTACCAACAGATAAAGTTCAACAGATTGGGCTACTTAATGCAGTTAATGATAAATATGGAGGAGTTGTGGTAGATATGAAGGAACCCATGGACTCTCACATCTATGTTCCTTTGCTCAGAGCTTCGATATCCCAATGGAGGCAACAG gGGAAGAAGGGTGTTTGGATCAAATTGCCTATTCAGCAAGCTAACCTTGTTGAACCTACAGTTAAG GAGGGTTTTAGGTACCACCATGCTGAATCAAATTACTTGATGCTGGTCTATTGGATTCCTGACAGTCCTGATACTCTTCCTGCAAATGCTTCACATATAGTTGGCATTGGTGCCTTTGTTATGAACAATAAGAGAGAG GTGCTGGTAGTTAAGGAGAAACATGGATATTTCAAAGGTAAAGATGCATGGAAGTTTCCTACAGGCGTTGTTAATCAG GGTGAGGATATTTGTGCGGCTGCAATTCGAGAAGTAAAAGAAGAGACAGGA ATTGACACAGAATTTATGGAAATTTTAGCATTCAG CCAAACCCACCAGCAATTCCTTGGAaaatcagatttattttttgtttgcatGTTACAACCACTATCCTTTGACATCACAAAACAAGATTCAGAGATTAAGGCAGCCCAG TGGATTCCAATCGATGAGTATGTGAACCAAACTTACAACCGGGAACACAAGCCATTCGAATATATTGCCAAGATATGCTTAACTAAGTCACAGAGTAACTATGGTGGATTTTCAGCAGTGCATACACTAACATCATCTGGTAAACAGCCCTATTTGTACTTCAATGGGCAAGATTTCAAACCGTGA
- the LOC118032493 gene encoding acyl-coenzyme A oxidase, peroxisomal, which yields MEQNKQNPTAENETLIVSRRIQRVSLHLAPVPRPLHEHDTQEQLGLFPCARSAKLEVETEKLSLYMRGKYREIQEKIYEYFHARPELQTPLEISKDDHRELCWRQMYGLIKEAGIRPLKYVVEDPGKYFAIVEAAGAVDISLGIKLGVQYSLWGGSVINLGTKKHKDKYFGGIDSLEYPGCFAMTELHHGSNVQGLQTDATFDPTTDEFIINTPSDGAIKWWIGNAAVHGKFASVFAKLMLPDHDAKGVSDMGVHAFIVPIRDLKTHQVLPGIEIHDCGHKVGLNGVDNGALRFTSVRIPRDNLLNRFGDVSRDGKYTSSLPTINKRFAATLGELIGGRVVLASSSTSILKIANAIAIRYSLLRQQFGPPKQPEVSILDYQSQQHKLMPMLASTYAFHFATSYLVEIYSQMKTTHVEQLVGDVHTLSAGLKAYVTSYTAKSLSVCREACGGHGYAAVNRFGILRNDHDIFQTFEGDNTVLLQQVAADLLKQYKQKFQGGTLAVTWNYLRESMNTYLSQPNPVTARWEGTEHLRDPKFQLDAFRYRTSRLLQSAAVRLRKHSKTLGGFGAWNRCLNHLLTLAESHIESVILAKFIETVEKCPDASTRAALKLVCDLYALNQIWNDIGTYRNVDYVAPNKAKAIHKLTDYLSFQVRNIAKELVDAFDLPNHVTRAPIAMQSEAYAQYTQYVGF from the exons ATGGAACAAAACAAGCAAAATCCCACGGCCGAGAACGAAACACTTATCGTATCTCGACGAATCCAACGGGTCTCCTTGCACCTGGCACCCGTACCCCGCCCTCTGCATGAGCATGACACTCAGGAGCAGCTAGGGTTGTTTCCATGTGCAAGATCAGCAAAACTTGAGGTGGAAACGGAGAAGTTGTCGCTGTACATGAGAGGGAAATACAGAGAAATACAAGAGAAGATTTATGAGTATTTTCATGCAAGGCCAGAGCTGCAAACACCGCTGGAGATTTCAAAAGATGATCATAGAGAGCTATGTTGGAGACAAATGTATGGTTTGATTAAAGAAGCTGGTATTAGGCCTTTAAAATATGTTGTTGAAGATCCTGGCAAGTATTTTGCTATTGTTGAGGCTGCTGGTGCTGTTGATATCTCTCTTGGTATCAAGTTGGGAGTTCAGTATAG CCTTTGGGGAGGCTCTGTGATCAACCTAGGAACCAAAAAGCATAAGGATAAGTACTTTGGAGGTATTGACAGTTTGGAGTATCCAGGTTGTTTTGCTATGACGGAGCTTCATCATG GCTCAAATGTTCAAGGTCTCCAAACAGATGCAACATTTGATCCAACTACagatgaatttataattaacacACCCAGTGACGGGGCCATCAAATGGTGGATTGGCAATGCTGCAGTTCATGGAAAATTTGCTTCTGTTTTTGCTAAGCTGATGCTGCCTGATCATGATGCTAAAGGTGTCTCTGATATGGGTGTCCATGCCTTCATTGTTCCAATAAGGGATTTGAAGACCCATCAGGTACTTCCAGGAATTGAAATACATGATTGTGGTCACAAGGTTGGCCTGAATGGGGTAGATAATGGAGCATTAAGATTCACTTCAGTAAGAATTCCCCGAGATAATCTTCTCAATCGATTTGGAGATGTGTCCCGGGATGGGAAGTACACAAGTAGTCTTCCAACCATAAACAAACGATTTGCTGCTACACTAGGGGAACTTATAGGTGGAAGGGTAGTCCTTGCGTCTTCTTCAACTAGTATCCTCAAGATTGCTAATGCAATTGCCATCCGATATTCTCTACTGCGCCAGCAGTTTGGTCCTCCCAAGCAACCTGAAGTTAGTATTCTTGATTATCAGTCTCAACAGCACAAGCTCATGCCAATGCTGGCTTCAACTTACGCATTTCATTTTGCCACTTCGTATTTGGTAGAAATATATTCTCAGATGAAAACGACACATGTTGAACAATTGGTTGGAGATGTCCATACACTTTCAGCAGGCCTCAAGGCTTATGTGACGTCCTATACAGCAAAATCATTGAGTGTCTGTAGGGAAGCCTGTGGTGGCCATGGTTATGCTGCCGTCAACCGGTTTGGTATCTTGAGGAATGATCATGACATATTCCAGACATTTGAAGGGGATAACACAGTACTTCTACAACAG GTAGCAGCTGATCTCTTGAAGCAATACAAGCAAAAATTTCAAGGTGGGACACTGGCTGTTACATGGAACTATTTGAGAGAATCAATGAACACGTACCTTTCACAGCCAAATCCTGTAACAGCACGCTGGGAAGGTACAGAACACTTGCGAGATCCTAAATTCCAACTGGATGCCTTCAGA TACCGAACATCTAGATTGCTTCAAAGTGCTGCTGTTCGACTTCGCAAGCATTCTAAAACTCTTGGGGGATTTGGAGCTTGGAATCGATGCTTGAATCACCTTCTGACACTTGCAGAGTCTCATATTGAGTCTGTCATCCTTGCAAAGTTCATTGAAACCGTGGAGAA ATGTCCCGATGCAAGTACACGAGCTGCTTTGAAACTTGTCTGCGATCTTTATGCCTTGAATCAAATCTGGAATGACATAGGAACCTATCGAAATGTTGACTATGTGGCACCAAACAAAGCTAAG GCAATCCACAAGCTGACAGATTACTTAAGTTTCCAAGTGAGAAATATTGCGAAGGAGCTTGTTGACGCATTTGATCTTCCAAATCATGTTACAAGGGCCCCAATTGCCATGCAGTCAGAAGCTTATGCTCAGTACACACAGTACGTTGGGTTCTGA
- the LOC118032474 gene encoding uncharacterized protein: protein MGSASSKVDKTEPLALCKERRKFIKQAIDSRYNLAAAHVSYINSLRNIGVALRRFAEAEVLIESSLSTTSATELDKSPSHSSYLSPSPSHNAEVSDSPLHFESPISPPVLNMSYMRAGGGGNAVTVKFNLNNSSDFVEDESLGFSMPPPPPPPPFESGGSWDFFDPSDTGESFRFVGHGDLDMEFDDIGGWNEFRSEKVGVEHSVVDAKGKWTEVGLDKNSQVHEETLKPGVEQNGVENSGNSITQNGSCNFVVEGTATSSGLRAVEGSSGQVLVGQMRHVEEGQNVNVSTLGKSGSKREKAVAVNNLSAEREDPSEFITHRAKDFLSSIKDIEHRFFRASESGKEVSRMLEANNIRVGYTEAKGGSSASAILVAIKFVCCRGKTALVSHEPMEHMTKVITWKRTASLRSSSSRNPLVTATKDDASDSGIDFVEEFCMIAGSHSSTLDRLYAWERKLYDEIKAGESIWKEYDRKCDQLRHQFAKDQSVHVIDKTRAVVKDLHSRIRVAIHSVDSISKRIEKIRDEELQPQLLELIQGLIRMWKNMLECHHAQYITISLAYHSRRSTETPQGDTRRQIMAQLQQEIECFGFSFANWINSHASYVEALNGWLQNCILQPQERSKSRRPFSPRRLLAPPLFVLCRDWSAGIKGLPSEELNNAIRTLLTDLHRLMEQQEEQLQKEEKVVDVNNGESGGKENERNDDVSSSLYCIHAILTKVLDRLNNFSEASLKMYEDIRQKTEAARVSYLNCRPLRC, encoded by the exons ATGGGTTCTGCGAGCTCCAAAGTTGACAAAACTGAACCTTTGGCTCTGTGCAAGGAAAGGAggaaattcataaagcaagcaATCGATTCGAGGTACAATCTTGCAGCAGCTCATGTCTCTTACATTAACTCTCTTAGAAACATTGGTGTAGCTCTCCGGCGATTCGCTGAAGCGGAGGTTTTGATAGAGTCTTCTCTGTCAACAACCTCAGCCACCGAGCTTGACAAGTCTCCGTCACATTCTTCAtacctctctccctctccctcccacAATGCGGAGGTCTCAGATTCACCATTGCACTTTGAGAGTCCAATATCACCACCAGTGTTGAATATGAGTTATATGAGAGCTGGTGGAGGTGGTAATGCAGTTACTGTTaagtttaatttgaataatagTAGTGATTTTGTAGAAGATGAGTCGTTAGGGTTCTCtatgccgccgccgccgcctcctcctccttttgAGTCAGGTGGCTCTTGGGATTTTTTTGATCCAAGTGATACTGGTGAGAGTTTTAGATTTGTAGGGCATGGTGACTTGGATATGGAGTTTGATGATATTGGAGGGTGGAATGAGTTTAGGAGTGAAAAGGTTGGTGTTGAACATAGTGTGGTGGATGCAAAAGGAAAATGGACAGAAGTTGGTTTAGATAAAAACAGTCAAGTACATGAAGAAACTTTGAAGCCTGGTGTGGAGCAAAACGGGGTTGAAAATTCTGGCAATTCAATAACTCAAAATGGCAGTTGTAACTTCGTAGTGGAAGGTACCGCCACATCATCTGGATTGAGAGCAGTTGAAGGTTCTAGTGGACAAGTACTTGTTGGGCAGATGAGGCATGTAGAAGAGGGGCAGAATGTTAATGTTTCCACCCTTGGAAAATCAGGTTCAAAGAGGGAGAAAGCAGTAGCGGTGAACAATTTGTCTGCAGAGAGAGAGGATCCGTCGGAGTTCATTACGCATAGAGCTAAGGATTTTCTTTCGAGTATTAAGGATATAGAGCATCGCTTTTTTAGAGCCTCTGAATCTGGCAAGGAGGTCTCCAGAATGCTTGAGGCAAACAATATCAGGGTTGGATATACTGAGGCAAAAG GGGGGTCATCTGCCTCAGCTATTTTGGTGGCTATAAAGTTTGTTTGCTGTCGTGGAAAGACTGCACTTGTTTCTCATG AACCTATGGAACATATGACTAAGGTCATCACATGGAAACGGACAGCATCTTTGAGGTCATCTTCATCAAGAAATCCTCTTGTCACGGCAACAAAAGATGATGCCTCTGATAGTGGTATTGATTTTGTTGAAGAGTTCTGCATGATTGCAGGGAGTCATTCCTCCACCCTTGACAGACTGTATGCATGGGAAAGAAAACTCTATGATGAAataaag GCCGGTGAATCTATCTGGAAAGAGTATGATCGGAAGTGTGACCAGCTTAGGCACCAGTTTGCCAAAGATCAAAGCGTTCATGTGATTGACAAAACCCGGGCTGTTGTAAAGGATCTACATTCACGCATAAGAGTGGCAATCCATTCTGTAGATTCAATATCAAAGCGGATTGAGAAAATAAGAGATGAAGAGTTGCAGCCGCAACTTCTAGAGTTAATTCAAGG GTTGATCAGGATGTGGAAGAACATGCTTGAATGCCATCATGCACAGTACATCACAATCTCATTAGCATACCATTCAAGGAGATCAACAGAAACTCCTCAGGGAGATACTCGGAGGCAGATTATGGCTCAGCTTCAGCAGGAGATTGAATGCTTCGGTTTTAGCTTTGCAAACTGGATTAACAGTCATGCTTCCTATGTGGAAGCTCTAAATGGGTGGCTGCAAAATTGCATCCTGCAACCACAGGAGCGTTCCAAGAGTAGGAGGCCATTCTCCCCTCGCCGACTCTTGGCCCCACCTTTATTTGTTCTCTGTCGTGATTGGTCGGCTGGTATCAAAGGTTTGCCATCTGAGGAACTTAATAATGCCATCAGAACCCTCTTAACTGATTTGCACCGCCTAATGGAGCAACAAGAAGAACAGTTACAAAAGGAAGAGAAAGTAGTTGATGTAAACAATGGAGAATCAGGAGGCAAAGAGAATGAAAGGAATGATGACGTGTCATCGAGCTTGTACTGCATACATGCAATTTTGACAAAGGTTCTTGACAGACTGAACAATTTTTCCGAGGCTTCATTGAAAATGTACGAGGATATCAGGCAGAAAACTGAAGCGGCTCGAGTATCTTACTTGAATTGCAGGCCGCTTAggtgttaa